Below is a window of Terriglobales bacterium DNA.
CGCGGCCTTGGAGGCGCAGTAGTGGGCGTGCTCCACCCAGGGGCGCAGCCCGCCCAGCGAGCCCAGGTTGATGACCCTGCCCTTCCGCTCGCGCAGCAGCTTGGCCGCCGCCCGCGTCACCAGGAAGGGTCCGCGGGTGTTGGTGGCGAACATCTCGTCCCACTGCGCCACCGTGATCCTGTCGAAGTCCACGGTGGCGTAGGTGCCGGCGTTGTTGACCAGCACGTCCAGCCCGCCCAATTCGCGGCGCAGTTC
It encodes the following:
- a CDS encoding SDR family oxidoreductase — protein: ELRRELGGLDVLVNNAGTYATVDFDRITVAQWDEMFATNTRGPFLVTRAAAKLLRERKGRVINLGSLGGLRPWVEHAHYCASKAALTMLTEVMAKALAPEVAVNSVAPGMISMGEGKAEGFFRKIAAKTPMKRAGRADEVAAAVRFFASAPHFITGTTLVVDGGLGLT